CTTTATACTTTCGCATCTAGTATTCCCAGATAGGTAAGTAAATTTATATCAATAACATAGATGTTTACATTGGTATGTTGCTCGCAAAATCTTTAACCTCACCAAGAACAAAGCTACAATCGGGTATTGACTACCATAGATGAGCTGATTTGTTTAGCCATAACTGATGTTATAGCCCTGTGTAGTTATTAACAAAATTTCTGGGTTTGATTCTCTGCTTATATAAGCAGTATGTTACTTTGACTGTACTCAGTCACCCCATTACAAAACATAATTACTCTGGGAAAGCTGCGTTGAAAGAGCAGTTGCGAATAGTTTTAACTCTTACCCCTGACATTGACTGCGCTGCAAATAGCTTCCTCTCTCCCCACAAGAGAAATATAAGGTTGCTGAAGATACTGGGTTGCTGCGGCGATCGCGTCTTTGACTGTGACATCAGAGATTTGCTTTTGAAATTCCTGATCGAAGTTAATTCCTAATCCTAGGGTTTCATACCAACCATATAGTTGAGCAATTTGCCCATTTGTCTGTTTTCCTAGGGAATATTGCCCCAGAATTTTATTTTTTGCTGCTTGTAGTGCGTCTACTTCTAGGGTACTTTGCCAAAGTAAATCGACTTCGGTATGTAAACCTTCCAGGGCAATTTTTGTATTCTCTGGTGCTGTTCCCATATAGACAACAAAACTAGCGGGGAAAAGTTTTGTGGGATAAAAAGCCGAAACTTCGTAAGCTAAACCTCGTTTTTCTCGCAACTCGACAAACAAACGACTAGAAAGTCCATTTCCGAGATAGGTTGCTAATAATTTCAACGCAGCATAATCAGCAGAAAATACTCCAGGAGCAAAATAACCTAACATCACAATGGATTGTTGTGTTTGTTGAGCTGTCAGTACTTGCCGTGGTTCTACGGTAATTTGATTAAAATTTAATACTTCTAATTCAGGAGAATTATTTTGCCAATCTCCAAAAATGCTGTTAACTAAGGTTTCTGCTTCCTCGGAGGTGATGCGACCCGCAATACTAATAACAACATTATCTGGACGAAAGTGGGTGTGATGGAAGTTAACTAAATCATCACGGGTAAGTTTACTAACTGTATTTTCATATCCCAAGGCAGACATGGCATAGGGATGGTCTTGGTACATTGTATGACGCAGTTGGTCAAAGGCAACAGTGAAGGGATGTTCTTTTTGGGAGCGAATATCTTGCAGGGTGATACGTCGTTCGAGTTCGATTTGAGTTTCTGGAAAAGTTGGCGATCGCAAGATTTTTGCTGCTAATTCTAAAATCTCGGCAAAGTCACTAGTCACAGTCTTAACTGAGAGCAAAAAATAATCAGAGGATGCATCAACACCTAAACTTGCTCCCACAGACTCTACCTGTTCGGCAATTTCCATGCTAGAAAGTCCATAACATCCCTTTGTCAACACCGATGACAGTAAATGGGTTAAACCAGCTTGCTCACGCTTTTCGTAACTACTTCCAGAGCGTAAAAAAATCTTGGCTGCAACGATATCTGCTGTGGGGTTCTCCGTTACTAGCAGGACAATACCATTATTTAATACAGTGCGATCGATGTTGGGTGTCATAGGATTGTGATGATTTATTCGTGGTTAGTCATTGGTGATACTCAGCTGCATTTCAAGGTAGGTAATGATGATTGAGTAAAGATGAATAAATTTGTCTATTTATTGACTTACCTTTTGATGATTCACTGATAAATATTTAAGATTTCATCACGGTTACAGCATAATTATCTGGTAGAAGATACTTCTGAGCTAATTTTTGCAGTTGTTGAGTATCAAAAGATAGAATTTTGTCTGTATATTTCATTGCTAAATCGGCGTGGGCAATGGTGCTGTAATATCCATAAAGTCCAGCGAGTTGATTGGGAGTTTCCGTAGAAAAAGCAAACTCATTGCACAATAATCTTTGAGCACGATTTAATTCCGCTTCTGTAATTCCCTGAGTCTGCAAGCTATCTA
The Calothrix sp. 336/3 DNA segment above includes these coding regions:
- a CDS encoding pitrilysin family protein, with translation MTPNIDRTVLNNGIVLLVTENPTADIVAAKIFLRSGSSYEKREQAGLTHLLSSVLTKGCYGLSSMEIAEQVESVGASLGVDASSDYFLLSVKTVTSDFAEILELAAKILRSPTFPETQIELERRITLQDIRSQKEHPFTVAFDQLRHTMYQDHPYAMSALGYENTVSKLTRDDLVNFHHTHFRPDNVVISIAGRITSEEAETLVNSIFGDWQNNSPELEVLNFNQITVEPRQVLTAQQTQQSIVMLGYFAPGVFSADYAALKLLATYLGNGLSSRLFVELREKRGLAYEVSAFYPTKLFPASFVVYMGTAPENTKIALEGLHTEVDLLWQSTLEVDALQAAKNKILGQYSLGKQTNGQIAQLYGWYETLGLGINFDQEFQKQISDVTVKDAIAAATQYLQQPYISLVGREEAICSAVNVRGKS